In Molothrus ater isolate BHLD 08-10-18 breed brown headed cowbird chromosome 11, BPBGC_Mater_1.1, whole genome shotgun sequence, a genomic segment contains:
- the HRH1 gene encoding histamine H1 receptor — protein MTERPRPGRPLCFSLTKKMSNNTTEASSNAPRALLGLFLGSISLITIVMNILVLCAVRTEKKLQTVGNLYIVSLSIADLIVGAAVMPLNIVDLLSPQWPLGLAACLFWLSMDYVASTASIFNLFILCMDRWRSVQQPLRYLKYRTKMRASLLILGVWLLSFTWLIPILGWHVFANNGNRTVEENKCETEFFEVTWFKVLAAILNFYLPSLLMLWFYCRIFRTVRKHCQHRELSNGSYWSSVEKNTTLQTKMKDEKNICLQEQVLGGKTPTADKQSSPEPKKVEAELNFSHPDGASKALINGKVLKWSCFSLTTAKPEPGLDKAGKRGECATKKPGNQEQPGCQDSDSSGASDNHTFTEVAPRAEPSPRGARCPQGRTEHRDSRGMTFLRKTWHTLHRHSRSIHWHGNRERKAARQLGVIMAAFMLCWIPYFVLFMVITFHDHKQLSGLHRFTIWLGYINSTLNPFLYPLCNHNFKKTFKKILHIH, from the coding sequence ATGACTGAACGTCCAAGGCCTGGACGCCCGCTCTGCTTCTCCCTCACCAAAAAGATGTCCAACAACACAACAGAGGCCTCCAGCAACGCTCCCCGAGCCCTCCTGGGCCTGTTCCTGGGAAGCATCTCCCTGATCACCATTGTCATGAACATCCTGGTGCTGTGTGCCGTGAGAACAGAGAAGAAGCTGCAGACCGTGGGCAATTTATACATCGTGAGCCTCTCCATCGCCGACCTGATCGTGGGGGCGGCCGTCATGCCCCTCAACATCGTGGACCTGCTGAGCCCCCAGTggcccctggggctggcagcctgCTTGTTCTGGCTCTCCATGGATTACgtggccagcacagcctccaTTTTCAACCTCTTCATCCTGTGCATGGACCGGTGGCGCTCGGTGCAGCAGCCGCTCCGGTACCTCAAGTACCGCACCAAGATGAGAGCCTCGCTGCTCATCCTGGGGGTCTGGCTGCTCTCCTTCACCTGGCTCATCCCCATCCTGGGCTGGCACGTCTTCGCCAACAACGGGAACAGGACGGTGGAGGAGAACAAGTGTGAGACGGAGTTCTTCGAGGTCACCTGGTTCAAGGTGCTGGCGGCCATTCTCAACTTCTACCTGCCCTCGCTGCTGATGCTGTGGTTCTACTGCAGAATCTTCAGGACTGTTCgaaagcactgccagcaccgAGAGCTCAGCAATGGGTCCTACTGGTCCTCCGTGGAAAAAAACACCACTCTTCAGACCAAGATGAAggatgagaaaaatatttgcctCCAGGAGCAAGTCTTAGGTGGGAAGACCCCCACTGCAGACAAGCAAAGCTCCCCAGAGCCCAAAAAAGTGGAGGCAGAGCTTAATTTCAGCCATCCTGATGGGGCTTCAAAGGCCCTGATTAACGGGAAGGTCCTGAAGTGGAGCTGTTTCTCTCTCACCACAGCCAAGCCCGAGCCTGGCTTGGATAAAGCAGGGAAGAGGGGGGAGTGTGCCACGAAAAAACCTGGGAatcaggagcagcctggctgccaagACAGTGACTCCAGCGGGGCATCAGACAACCACACCTTCACTGAGGTGGCCCCacgggcagagcccagccccagaggagcCCGCTGTCCTCAGGGAaggacagagcacagggactCCAGGGGAATGACATTCCTGAGGAAAACCTGGCACACCCTGCACAGGCACTCCAGGAGCATCCACTGGCACGGGAATAGGGAGAGGAAGGCAGCCAGGCAGCTGGGGGTGATCATGGCAGCCTTCATGCTCTGCTGGATCCCCTACTTCGTGCTCTTCATGGTGATAACGTTCCACGACCACAAACAGCTCTCAGGACTGCACAGGTTCACCATATGGCTGGGCTACATCAACTCCACCTTAAACCCGTTCCTCTATCCTCTCTGCAACCACAATTTCAAGAAGACTTTTAAAAAGATCCTTCACATTCATTGA